The following coding sequences are from one Arthrobacter sp. PvP023 window:
- a CDS encoding DUF3817 domain-containing protein, with translation MKLPSKSTVIRVFRALAVAEAFSWAALLTGMYFKWVARTTELGVEIAGPIHGALFVAYGVAALALWRLQRWPFPVAFFAGVSAVFPFATLLFERWAGKRGYLTAPGTDRRAAREHETAGL, from the coding sequence GTGAAACTCCCCTCGAAATCCACCGTCATCCGGGTCTTCCGGGCCCTCGCCGTAGCAGAAGCCTTCAGCTGGGCGGCACTCCTCACCGGAATGTACTTCAAGTGGGTGGCCCGGACCACGGAGCTTGGCGTGGAAATTGCCGGACCGATACACGGCGCCCTCTTCGTCGCCTACGGCGTAGCGGCGCTGGCCCTGTGGCGGCTGCAACGGTGGCCCTTTCCCGTTGCCTTCTTCGCCGGGGTCTCTGCGGTGTTTCCCTTTGCCACGCTCCTGTTCGAGCGCTGGGCAGGCAAGCGGGGCTACCTGACGGCACCGGGCACCGACCGGCGCGCAGCCAGGGAACACGAAACCGCCGGCCTCTGA
- a CDS encoding RDD family protein — translation MVDRRDIGSWLSGPDTSGISKYPGERLGLPEAGRGSIARAGRRILAICIDWGLALVISNYAFGGDPWATLAVFAAEQILLIGTLGYSIGHRLLGIHVVRLCGAPAGPLAALVRTLLLCLVIPAVIFDPDHRGLHDKAMNTILVRM, via the coding sequence GTGGTTGATCGCAGAGACATAGGCTCCTGGTTGAGCGGGCCGGACACCTCCGGCATTTCGAAATATCCTGGGGAGCGCCTTGGCCTGCCCGAGGCGGGCCGGGGTTCCATCGCACGTGCCGGTCGTAGGATCCTGGCCATCTGCATTGACTGGGGACTGGCGCTCGTGATCAGCAATTACGCGTTCGGCGGGGACCCGTGGGCAACGCTGGCGGTTTTTGCGGCGGAACAGATCCTACTGATCGGCACTCTTGGCTACAGCATCGGCCACCGGTTACTGGGCATTCATGTGGTGCGCCTGTGTGGTGCTCCGGCTGGGCCGTTGGCCGCGCTGGTCCGCACCTTGCTGCTGTGCCTGGTGATCCCGGCGGTCATTTTCGATCCGGATCACCGCGGCCTGCACGATAAAGCGATGAATACCATCCTGGTGCGCATGTAG
- the glnA gene encoding type I glutamate--ammonia ligase gives MFKTADEVLKFIKDEDIKFVDIRFTDLPGVQQHFNVPAKSVDADFFINGQLFDGSSIRGFQGIAESDMQLIPDVTTAFLDTFRMEKTLALNFSIVNPRTGDPYHRDPRGVAEKAEAYLASTGIADTAFFAPEAEFFVFDNVQYQSSPQGSFYKIDSEEAHWNTGREEEGGNLGYKTPVKGGYFPVSPTDKQADLRDAMCVALDEAGLEVERSHHEVGSAGQAEINYKFTTLTHAADDLQKFKYVIKNTADAWGKSVTFMPKPVFGDNGSGMHCHQSLWNGGEPLFYDEKGYAGLSDMARWYIGGLLKHSSAVLAFTNPTVNSYRRLVKGFEAPVNMVYSQGNRSAGIRIPITGSNPKAKRIEFRAPDPSSNPYLAFAAQLMAGIDGIRNRIEPPAPIDKDLYELPAEEAKDIPKAPGTLEEALEALAEDNEFLQAGGVFTQDLIDTWIEYKYENEIRPLSLRPNPYEFELYYGV, from the coding sequence ATGTTTAAGACTGCGGACGAGGTCCTCAAGTTCATCAAGGACGAAGATATTAAGTTTGTCGATATCCGCTTCACCGACCTTCCTGGCGTGCAGCAGCACTTCAACGTGCCGGCTAAGAGCGTTGATGCAGACTTCTTCATCAATGGCCAGCTCTTCGACGGTTCGTCCATCCGCGGCTTCCAGGGCATCGCCGAGTCCGACATGCAGCTCATCCCGGACGTCACCACGGCGTTCCTGGACACGTTCCGCATGGAGAAGACGCTCGCTTTGAACTTCTCCATCGTGAACCCCCGCACCGGTGACCCTTACCACCGCGACCCCCGCGGCGTGGCAGAGAAGGCTGAGGCCTACCTCGCGTCCACCGGCATCGCCGACACCGCGTTCTTCGCGCCTGAAGCCGAGTTCTTCGTCTTCGACAACGTCCAGTACCAGTCCTCGCCGCAGGGCAGCTTCTACAAGATCGACTCCGAAGAAGCGCACTGGAACACCGGCCGCGAAGAAGAAGGCGGAAACCTGGGCTACAAGACCCCCGTCAAGGGCGGTTACTTCCCGGTCTCCCCCACCGACAAGCAGGCTGACCTGCGCGACGCCATGTGTGTTGCGCTGGACGAAGCCGGCCTTGAGGTCGAGCGCAGCCACCACGAAGTCGGCTCCGCCGGCCAGGCTGAGATCAACTACAAGTTCACCACGCTGACCCACGCGGCGGATGACCTGCAGAAGTTCAAGTACGTCATCAAGAACACCGCCGACGCCTGGGGCAAGTCGGTCACCTTCATGCCGAAGCCCGTCTTCGGTGACAACGGCTCGGGCATGCACTGCCACCAGTCGCTGTGGAACGGTGGCGAGCCTCTGTTCTACGACGAAAAGGGCTACGCCGGTCTCTCCGACATGGCACGCTGGTACATCGGCGGCCTGCTGAAGCACTCCTCCGCCGTCCTCGCCTTCACCAACCCGACGGTCAACTCGTACCGCCGCCTGGTCAAGGGCTTCGAAGCCCCGGTCAACATGGTTTACTCGCAGGGCAACCGCTCCGCCGGTATCCGCATCCCGATCACGGGCTCCAACCCGAAGGCCAAGCGCATCGAGTTCCGCGCTCCGGACCCCTCGTCCAACCCGTACCTGGCGTTCGCTGCCCAGCTGATGGCCGGCATTGACGGTATCCGCAACCGCATCGAACCGCCGGCTCCCATCGACAAGGACCTCTACGAGCTCCCCGCCGAAGAAGCCAAGGACATCCCCAAGGCTCCGGGCACCCTCGAGGAAGCCCTGGAAGCCCTGGCCGAGGACAACGAGTTCCTCCAGGCCGGCGGCGTGTTCACCCAGGACCTGATCGACACCTGGATCGAATACAAGTACGAGAACGAGATCCGTCCGCTCTCCCTGCGCCCGAACCCGTACGAGTTTGAGCTCTACTACGGCGTCTAG
- a CDS encoding AsnC family protein, with amino-acid sequence MKTLIGSMDGKGPAEALYTVAELHKELARTETEAVLRARQAGLSWEAIAVCLGVTKQAVHKKYGKR; translated from the coding sequence ATGAAGACGCTAATCGGTTCAATGGATGGCAAGGGTCCGGCGGAGGCGTTGTACACCGTCGCGGAGCTCCACAAGGAGCTGGCGCGCACCGAAACGGAAGCTGTGCTCCGCGCCCGTCAGGCAGGGCTTTCCTGGGAGGCTATCGCCGTGTGCCTCGGCGTCACCAAGCAGGCTGTCCATAAGAAGTACGGCAAGCGCTGA
- a CDS encoding GNAT family N-acetyltransferase translates to MPEDVWLIALKNLDDDARAIKLGEIAELELAAEQQDFAGDPLRMMLVALEEDSRVPYVVDSGGTAVGVLTLQRGAASLAGWADDESVWLLRGFLIDRRRQGQGLGTLAASAAVREAAKLTARLGGGEAGVVLSVNERNPAGQAAYRKAGFEDRGQYLGGNAGPQRTMYRAF, encoded by the coding sequence ATGCCTGAAGACGTGTGGCTCATCGCCCTGAAAAACCTCGACGACGACGCAAGGGCAATCAAGCTCGGCGAAATCGCGGAACTGGAGCTCGCCGCCGAGCAGCAGGACTTCGCTGGCGATCCGCTGCGCATGATGCTCGTGGCACTGGAAGAGGATTCGCGCGTTCCCTATGTGGTGGACTCCGGCGGTACGGCAGTTGGTGTGCTGACGCTGCAGCGCGGCGCGGCATCGCTCGCCGGCTGGGCCGATGACGAGTCAGTGTGGCTGCTGCGCGGATTCCTCATCGACCGCCGCCGCCAAGGCCAGGGACTGGGCACCCTTGCCGCCTCTGCAGCGGTCCGGGAGGCCGCTAAACTGACAGCCCGGCTGGGCGGGGGAGAGGCCGGCGTCGTCCTTTCCGTGAACGAACGCAATCCCGCCGGCCAGGCGGCTTACCGCAAAGCCGGTTTCGAGGACCGCGGGCAGTACCTTGGCGGCAACGCCGGGCCGCAGCGGACCATGTACCGGGCCTTCTGA
- a CDS encoding VOC family protein, with translation MAKQLFLNLPVKDLNKSVEFFTALGFSFNPDFTDENATSMIINDNAFVMLLVEGYFKTFTSKPVADARSATEAIVSFSVESREAVDELVRSALTAGGTPSEEAQDYGFMYTHSFQDPDGHLWEVFWMDPAGAPQDPVA, from the coding sequence ATGGCCAAGCAATTGTTCCTGAACCTCCCCGTCAAGGACCTCAACAAAAGCGTGGAATTCTTCACCGCGCTGGGTTTTTCCTTCAACCCTGACTTCACGGACGAGAACGCCACGTCCATGATCATCAACGACAACGCCTTCGTGATGCTGCTGGTGGAGGGCTACTTCAAGACATTCACCTCTAAGCCCGTTGCCGACGCCCGTAGCGCCACGGAGGCCATTGTGTCCTTCTCCGTAGAGAGCCGGGAGGCCGTGGACGAGCTGGTCAGGTCAGCGCTCACTGCGGGCGGCACCCCGTCCGAAGAAGCCCAGGACTACGGCTTTATGTACACGCACAGCTTCCAGGACCCGGACGGCCACCTCTGGGAGGTCTTCTGGATGGACCCCGCCGGGGCACCCCAGGACCCGGTGGCCTAA
- a CDS encoding amino acid ABC transporter ATP-binding protein — MSTALTAPSKISVRELTKSFGSNQVLKGINAEVAEGEVVCVIGPSGSGKSTFLRCLNKLEDITGGHVTVDGFDVTDPKVDINEVRRHIGMVFQHFNLFPHMSVIENIMLAPVESRKQGKDEARANALKLLDRVGLAEKADARPASLSGGQKQRVAIARALAMNPDIMLFDEATSALDPEMVGEVLQVIKDLAREGMTMVLVTHEMGFAREVADRVLFMADGVICEQGRPEELFGNPQQQRTRDFLSKVL, encoded by the coding sequence GGAACTGACGAAGTCCTTCGGTTCCAACCAGGTGCTCAAAGGCATCAACGCCGAGGTCGCCGAAGGCGAGGTGGTCTGCGTGATCGGACCGTCCGGCTCGGGGAAGTCCACGTTCCTGCGCTGCCTGAACAAGCTGGAGGACATCACCGGCGGCCACGTCACCGTGGACGGATTCGACGTGACGGACCCCAAGGTGGATATCAACGAGGTCCGCCGGCACATCGGCATGGTCTTCCAGCACTTCAACCTGTTCCCGCACATGTCCGTGATCGAGAACATCATGCTGGCACCGGTGGAGTCCAGGAAGCAGGGCAAGGACGAGGCCAGGGCCAACGCACTGAAGCTCCTGGACCGCGTCGGCCTCGCCGAGAAGGCCGACGCCCGGCCGGCGTCGCTTTCCGGCGGACAGAAGCAGCGCGTCGCGATCGCCCGGGCGCTGGCCATGAATCCTGACATCATGCTCTTCGACGAGGCAACGTCCGCACTGGATCCGGAGATGGTGGGCGAGGTCCTGCAGGTCATCAAGGACCTCGCCCGCGAGGGCATGACGATGGTGCTGGTCACCCACGAGATGGGCTTTGCCCGGGAAGTGGCCGACCGCGTGCTGTTCATGGCTGACGGGGTCATCTGCGAGCAGGGACGCCCGGAGGAGCTCTTCGGGAACCCTCAGCAGCAGCGCACCCGGGATTTCCTTTCCAAGGTGCTGTAA